From the Saccharomycodes ludwigii strain NBRC 1722 chromosome I, whole genome shotgun sequence genome, one window contains:
- the AIT1 gene encoding Ait1p (similar to Saccharomyces cerevisiae YDL180W | putative protein of unknown function): MYLSSKLLISHYEDGTKSPPSNASLLFTPNSQDYFRTSYPQVEPNDQTIKQKMPNIWHIIPKQSYIFGISWSLSEFLISVLENLAYYQEIAPFNNNKGLTGKNGNIEGNVSGSDSNTSKNYGNDIENDDDLLTNPNGCDYIRKYINLDTCTDALHSISLLSNNVYYGETRPSNKNILLDTRENTSRKKKHSSGNAINKGFNEDSTIIVDFTNNTLGYTNNVNNDNNNNNNNNNNNNNNSNSTTVNNNNGNINSNDNDIINTNVYDYDNNSTSSRLLITPGIVTPLTPTSTQLKYFPRINSNTKLIKKLVACFFILISDIFLTIGQSLISSIYFIYVPGYPQLFTPIVRYFGSRTFIRFVLSIMFPFIVLDLITHIILYFWRSIYESDAYYSSPIHSGNNNNKTDVGQEAGLISGIIGGSANINHKYGSIVPDDAILPVSSSTGYNDADEINYSNSLQYLQSSTIGRIENSPLLNGMMASNNNTRNNGPFDRLMIVEHLKRLTAYWRKVGIRKRFIITGSLIYGVIVFTLGMVFTIKQ, from the exons ATGTACTTATCATCCAAGTTACTAATATCACATTACGAAGACGGTACTAAATCACCACCAAGTAACGCTAGTCTATTATTTACACCAAACTCACAGGATTATTTCAGGACGT cttaTCCACAAGTAGAACCTAATGAtcaaacaataaaacaaaaaatgcCCAATATATGGCACATTATACCGAAACAAAGTTATATATTTGGAATATCTTGGAGCTTAAgtgaatttttaatatcagttttagaaaatttagCATATTATCAAGAAATAGCAcctttcaataataataaaggtTTGACTGGAAAAAATGGCAATATCGAAGGAAACGTTAGTGGTAGTGATAGTAACACTAGCAAGAATTATGGCAAtgatattgaaaatgatgatgatttattaaccAACCCAAATGGCTGTGATTATATcagaaaatatattaactTAGACACCTGTACGGATGCTCTGCATTCgatttcattattatctaaTAACGTATATTATGGTGAGACAAGACCAtctaacaaaaatatacttCTCGATACTAGAGAAAACACAAGtaggaaaaagaaacataGCAGTGGAAATGCTATTAACAAAGGATTTAATGAGGattcaacaataatagtagatTTCACCAATAATACGTTGGGCTATACCAATAATGTCAACAacgacaacaacaacaacaacaacaacaacaataataataataataatagcaatagtaCTAcggttaataataataatggtaatattaatagtaatgataatgatattattaacaccAATGTATATGATTATGATAACAATAGCACTAGTAGTagattattaataacaccTGGAATCGTGACACCATTAACCCCGACATCGACACAATTGAAATATTTCCCTCGTATAAATAGTAATACTAagttaattaaaaaattggtgGCATGCTTTTTTATACTAATaagtgatatttttttaactataGGGCAATCATTAATAAgttcaatatattttatttatgtaCCAGGCTACCCACAACTTTTCACCCCCATAGTTAGATATTTTGGTTCTAGGACATTCATCCGCTTTGTTCTAAGTATAATGTTCCCATTTATTGTATTAGATTTAATCACacatataattttatatttttggagGAGCATTTATGAAAGTGATGCTTACTATTCTTCTCCCATCCATAGtggcaacaacaataacaaaaccGACGTTGGTCAAGAAGCTGGGTTGATAAGTGGCATTATTGGTGGTAGTGCTAATATTAACCATAAGTATGGTAGTATTGTGCCAGATGATGCTATTTTGCCCGTCTCCTCATCGACAGGGTATAATGATGCTGACGAAATAAATTATAGTAATTCACTACAATATTTACAGTCATCAACAATAGgaagaattgaaaattcACCGCTTCTAAATGGCATGATGGCatcaaataacaatactagAAATAATGGGCCTTTTGATAGATTAATGATAGTTGAGCATTTAAAGAGGTTAACTGCTTATTGGAGAAAAGTTGGtataagaaaaagatttataaTTACAGGTAGTTTAATTTACGGagttattgtttttacGCTGGGAATGGTTTTCACTATTAAACAGTAA